In Populus alba chromosome 1, ASM523922v2, whole genome shotgun sequence, a single window of DNA contains:
- the LOC118036110 gene encoding uncharacterized protein isoform X1, producing the protein MNGASSSLRTAFSYCVQQVRNYDYHHYLCLLELPPNIRKAAFALRAFNVETARAMDVASDPRIGLMRLLWWQEAIDKIYANKVIEHPAAQALSSVISENRISKGWLKRPVEARINDARREVTDIPETIEELEKYAEDTVSTLLYMTLQAGGIRSTAADHAASHAGKASGLLLLLRSLPYHASRNRHFCYIPTEVAAKHGLLVKEGGRFEIRLDLRESLCNAVFDMASVANVHLQKARSLAGTVPTEARSVLLPAVPAQVFLDTLSRVHFDVFDPSLARGVLGISPLSYQLKLKWSSWRGKY; encoded by the coding sequence ATGAACGGTGCTTCTAGTAGCTTACGAACAGCTTTCTCCTATTGTGTACAGCAAGTGCGAAATTATGATTACCATCACTATCTCTGCCTCCTTGAACTTCCTCCTAACATCCGGAAGGCAGCATTCGCACTCCGTGCCTTCAATGTTGAAACTGCCAGAGCTATGGATGTTGCTTCAGATCCCAGGATTGGTCTTATGCGCCTTCTGTGGTGGCAAGAAGCTATTGATAAGATCTACGCTAACAAAGTAATTGAGCACCCAGCAGCCCAGGCTCTCTCATCAGTGATATCTGAGAATAGAATTAGTAAGGGCTGGCTGAAACGACCTGTTGAAGCTCGGATTAACGACGCTAGGAGAGAGGTTACTGACATCCCAGAAACAATAGAAGAGTTGGAAAAATATGCCGAGGACACTGTATCAACCCTTTTGTATATGACTCTTCAAGCTGGTGGTATCAGGTCCACTGCAGCTGATCATGCAGCATCACATGCTGGGAAGGCAAGTGGCCTTCTTTTGCTGCTTAGATCACTTCCATATCATGCTAGTCGCAACCGACACTTTTGTTACATACCTACTGAAGTGGCAGCCAAACATGGGTTGCTGGTTAAGGAGGGAGGTCGATTTGAAATCCGCTTGGATTTACGCGAGAGTCTATGTAATGCTGTATTTGATATGGCATCAGTGGCCAATGTTCATTTGCAGAAGGCTCGTTCATTGGCTGGAACAGTCCCCACTGAGGCTCGTTCAGTGCTTCTGCCAGCTGTGCCTGCCCAAGTTTTCTTGGACACCCTGAGTCGGGtacattttgatgtgtttgatCCAAGTTTAGCACGTGGAGTTCTGGGTATTTCTCCTTTGTCGTACCAGTTGAAACTAAAGTGGTCTTCGTGGAGGGgaaaatactga
- the LOC118036110 gene encoding uncharacterized protein isoform X2: protein MDVASDPRIGLMRLLWWQEAIDKIYANKVIEHPAAQALSSVISENRISKGWLKRPVEARINDARREVTDIPETIEELEKYAEDTVSTLLYMTLQAGGIRSTAADHAASHAGKASGLLLLLRSLPYHASRNRHFCYIPTEVAAKHGLLVKEGGRFEIRLDLRESLCNAVFDMASVANVHLQKARSLAGTVPTEARSVLLPAVPAQVFLDTLSRVHFDVFDPSLARGVLGISPLSYQLKLKWSSWRGKY from the coding sequence ATGGATGTTGCTTCAGATCCCAGGATTGGTCTTATGCGCCTTCTGTGGTGGCAAGAAGCTATTGATAAGATCTACGCTAACAAAGTAATTGAGCACCCAGCAGCCCAGGCTCTCTCATCAGTGATATCTGAGAATAGAATTAGTAAGGGCTGGCTGAAACGACCTGTTGAAGCTCGGATTAACGACGCTAGGAGAGAGGTTACTGACATCCCAGAAACAATAGAAGAGTTGGAAAAATATGCCGAGGACACTGTATCAACCCTTTTGTATATGACTCTTCAAGCTGGTGGTATCAGGTCCACTGCAGCTGATCATGCAGCATCACATGCTGGGAAGGCAAGTGGCCTTCTTTTGCTGCTTAGATCACTTCCATATCATGCTAGTCGCAACCGACACTTTTGTTACATACCTACTGAAGTGGCAGCCAAACATGGGTTGCTGGTTAAGGAGGGAGGTCGATTTGAAATCCGCTTGGATTTACGCGAGAGTCTATGTAATGCTGTATTTGATATGGCATCAGTGGCCAATGTTCATTTGCAGAAGGCTCGTTCATTGGCTGGAACAGTCCCCACTGAGGCTCGTTCAGTGCTTCTGCCAGCTGTGCCTGCCCAAGTTTTCTTGGACACCCTGAGTCGGGtacattttgatgtgtttgatCCAAGTTTAGCACGTGGAGTTCTGGGTATTTCTCCTTTGTCGTACCAGTTGAAACTAAAGTGGTCTTCGTGGAGGGgaaaatactga